In one window of Myxosarcina sp. GI1 DNA:
- a CDS encoding ATP-dependent RecD-like DNA helicase gives MSSPAATTPISTLTGVIERITFHSEESGYTVARLNTGNVNKLTTIVGSFANLQAGQTLQLQGTWKEHPNYGSQFEVVYYKETKPATLTGIEKYLGSGLIKGVGKVTAKRIVNHFGLETLDIIENQIHRLSEVPGIAKKRIAMIQSTWEEQKLIKDVMVFLSSHGVSTTYAVKIYKQYGDSAIATVTTNPYQLAIDIFGIGFLTADKIAVKVGVSPYSKFRYRAGVLHVLSKASEDGHCYLPESELIPFTRELLTADGHQADETAIAGILSEMVTEQQLIKEIDEEILYYKPSFYHSEQHLAKLLKQKLETKPDVDRERVNNWIDRFTAVKKIVLSSQQYQAVETAARERVLILTGNPGTGKTFSVNTIVKLWKAMGKKLQAGAPTGRAAKRLTEMTGIEAKTLHRLLEFDPSKMGFKRDTDSPLDCDALVVDECSMVDLFMAHSILKALPKDSLLLMVGDIDQLPSVGPGNVLRDLIASQQIPVVRLTQVFRQAAESAIVRTAHQINNGRIPKLEPVSMTATSDCLWHSGGTEPEHGVQTICDLIEHYVPKAGFNAATDVQVLCPMTRGVVGTRNLNGVLQQLINPAAEYKEELVRGDSILRIGDRVMQLKNDYNKEVFNGDLGIVRAIDKTEKEVTIDFDGRDATYDYADLNEITLAWATSIHKSQGSEYPLVILPLYTQHYVMLSRNLFYTGLTRAKKLALIIGSEKAIAIAVKQVKQQQRYTKLKERLQY, from the coding sequence ATGTCATCACCTGCTGCTACCACACCTATATCTACACTGACTGGAGTAATTGAGAGAATTACCTTTCACTCGGAAGAATCGGGCTATACAGTAGCACGATTGAACACGGGCAATGTAAATAAACTAACTACTATCGTCGGCAGCTTCGCCAACCTTCAGGCAGGACAGACACTACAGCTACAGGGAACATGGAAGGAACACCCGAACTATGGTTCGCAGTTTGAAGTAGTTTATTACAAGGAAACCAAACCAGCTACACTGACAGGAATTGAGAAATATCTTGGTAGCGGTTTGATTAAAGGGGTTGGAAAAGTCACCGCTAAAAGAATAGTGAACCACTTTGGCTTAGAAACATTAGACATCATCGAAAACCAAATCCATCGTCTGAGTGAAGTTCCAGGCATCGCCAAGAAACGCATCGCCATGATTCAGAGTACCTGGGAGGAGCAGAAATTGATTAAAGATGTCATGGTATTTCTCTCCAGTCACGGTGTCTCTACTACTTATGCCGTCAAGATTTACAAACAGTACGGCGATAGTGCGATCGCTACAGTTACAACCAATCCCTATCAGTTAGCGATCGATATCTTTGGTATTGGTTTTCTCACTGCCGATAAGATTGCCGTCAAAGTAGGAGTATCCCCTTACTCTAAATTTCGCTATCGGGCTGGTGTTCTCCATGTTTTGAGTAAAGCTTCTGAAGACGGACATTGTTATCTACCTGAAAGTGAGCTTATTCCCTTTACTAGAGAGTTACTGACGGCAGACGGACATCAAGCAGATGAAACAGCGATCGCGGGCATTCTCTCAGAGATGGTCACAGAACAACAGCTAATTAAAGAAATAGACGAAGAAATACTTTACTACAAACCAAGTTTCTACCACTCCGAACAGCATCTAGCCAAACTGTTAAAACAAAAACTAGAAACCAAACCCGATGTAGATAGAGAGCGTGTCAATAACTGGATTGACCGATTTACTGCCGTCAAAAAGATCGTTTTATCCTCCCAACAATACCAAGCAGTAGAGACAGCAGCGAGAGAAAGAGTGCTGATTCTCACAGGCAACCCTGGTACAGGTAAAACCTTTTCAGTTAACACCATTGTTAAGCTCTGGAAAGCAATGGGTAAAAAGCTTCAGGCAGGTGCGCCTACTGGCAGGGCAGCGAAACGACTAACTGAAATGACGGGAATTGAAGCTAAGACTTTACATCGACTGCTAGAATTTGACCCTTCTAAGATGGGCTTTAAACGCGATACCGACAGTCCTTTAGACTGTGATGCTTTAGTGGTAGATGAATGTAGCATGGTCGATTTGTTTATGGCTCATTCCATACTAAAAGCTTTACCCAAAGACTCTTTGCTACTTATGGTTGGAGATATTGACCAACTTCCCTCAGTCGGACCAGGGAACGTCCTCAGAGACTTAATCGCCTCCCAACAAATTCCCGTCGTGCGTCTAACTCAAGTATTTAGACAAGCTGCCGAAAGTGCGATCGTTCGTACTGCCCACCAAATTAATAATGGTCGGATTCCCAAACTAGAACCAGTCAGTATGACGGCAACCTCCGACTGTCTCTGGCATTCAGGAGGAACAGAACCAGAACATGGCGTACAGACTATCTGTGACTTAATCGAGCATTACGTTCCAAAAGCTGGTTTTAATGCTGCCACTGATGTTCAGGTCTTGTGTCCTATGACTCGCGGTGTAGTCGGAACTCGCAATCTTAACGGAGTATTGCAACAGCTAATTAATCCTGCTGCTGAGTACAAAGAAGAATTAGTCAGGGGCGATAGTATTCTACGAATAGGCGATCGCGTCATGCAACTGAAAAACGACTACAACAAAGAGGTGTTTAACGGTGACTTGGGCATAGTCAGGGCAATTGATAAAACCGAGAAGGAAGTCACCATCGATTTTGATGGCAGAGACGCAACCTATGACTATGCCGACTTGAATGAAATTACTCTAGCTTGGGCAACCAGTATTCATAAATCTCAAGGAAGCGAATATCCCTTAGTTATTCTGCCTCTGTATACTCAACACTACGTTATGCTCTCCCGTAACCTGTTTTACACTGGTTTAACTAGAGCTAAAAAGCTAGCGTTGATTATTGGTTCGGAGAAGGCGATCGCCATAGCAGTGAAGCAGGTCAAGCAGCAGCAGAGGTATACAAAATTGAAAGAGAGATTACAATATTGA
- a CDS encoding DUF6671 family protein: MSQHSWLINRTAVLATKHQKEQVIAPLFAREFGVKVIVPANFNSDRFGTFTRDIPRAGNQLEAARHKAEAVLKLTGETLAIASEGAFYPHPSFPFIGCDRELILLLDRANNLEIVGEELSIKSNYNHRYIKSSAEALVFAQEVGFPEHGLVVMSDPYTQKQEEIFKGINQTETLIQIVNYLLQKKSQDTVYLETDMRAMFDPTRMQVIAQATLNLIQKIGQLCPQCSCPGFDLIERKQGLICCWCHTPTNLTLAEIYQCQKCQFQETKMYPQGKKFAEPGNCSYCNP, from the coding sequence ATGAGCCAACATTCTTGGTTGATTAATCGCACTGCCGTCTTGGCAACCAAGCATCAAAAAGAACAAGTAATTGCTCCACTTTTTGCACGAGAATTTGGAGTTAAAGTAATAGTACCAGCTAATTTTAATAGCGATCGCTTTGGGACATTTACTAGGGATATTCCCAGAGCAGGTAATCAATTAGAAGCAGCACGACATAAAGCAGAAGCAGTTTTAAAACTGACAGGAGAGACTCTAGCTATAGCTAGTGAAGGGGCATTTTATCCCCATCCCAGCTTTCCTTTTATCGGCTGCGATCGGGAATTAATTTTATTATTAGATCGTGCTAATAATCTAGAAATAGTAGGAGAAGAACTATCAATCAAAAGTAATTATAATCATCGATATATAAAAAGTAGCGCAGAAGCCTTGGTATTTGCTCAAGAAGTGGGCTTTCCCGAGCATGGTTTAGTAGTCATGTCTGACCCCTATACCCAGAAGCAAGAAGAAATTTTTAAAGGAATAAATCAAACAGAAACTTTAATTCAAATAGTCAATTATCTTCTACAAAAAAAATCCCAAGATACAGTTTACCTGGAAACTGATATGCGAGCAATGTTCGATCCCACTCGTATGCAGGTAATTGCCCAAGCTACCTTGAATTTGATTCAAAAAATTGGTCAATTATGCCCTCAATGTTCTTGTCCAGGATTCGATCTCATCGAACGAAAACAAGGTTTGATATGTTGTTGGTGTCATACTCCTACTAACTTAACCTTAGCTGAAATATATCAATGTCAAAAATGCCAATTTCAAGAAACTAAAATGTATCCCCAAGGTAAAAAATTTGCCGAGCCTGGTAATTGTTCATACTGCAACCCTTAG
- a CDS encoding amidase family protein, which yields MSSTTSIATDELVNLTVSDIQQGFKTGEFTSEELTASFLKRIDKFEPTYNAFTYLNPDALKLAKELDLEYETSGPRSPLHGVPIVIKDAVDIAGIRTTGGYAGFVSEAGGIDLIPELDAPIVSKLEAAGAVILGKTNLPAFSADGTRANSSYFGPTYNAYDLTIAPGASSSGSATAVAASFALMGIAEETGGSIQNPAGAQSLVGIKPTFGLVPNVGVVPLAGSTRDVLGPLTQTVYDAAITLDILAGPDPADPKTSVAEGEIPPDGYVSALDDTALEGKRLGLFGSGFKDIELTPETETLYEQALDVVLEEGTTVVEDPFAGSGFAELDPEVNGLETLPYDFNQYIKRLGSTTEVDSLTQLLDELDERGFASPFAEGEPLEFVGSNPDIEENLANPDVLPIEEFLEVREDYLEIFNEVLESNDLDGLVFPQMYAPVPDLFSDESYSATTVSEINILGTPGVTVPAGYYEDGSPFSLIFLGEAFSEADLLGYAYDYEQATMLREAPELEQVTVSDRAPTPGTLNNDVIEGEVDFDGKGNLVVSGKGSDIVDASTVESFNRLYGGRDNDELFAGTKSRLFGGKGNDILDATAGSGGNRLYGEEGDDVLLAGSNDRLVGGKGDDRLFVFDGGNNLITGDAGDDQFWIAISDVPSQTNKITDFTSGEDVLGIEGFPNLSFEGLNLSQDGDNAIVSLDEDTPIAELLGVQADSLTASDFTFA from the coding sequence ATGTCATCTACTACTTCTATAGCGACTGATGAGCTTGTCAATCTAACCGTTAGCGATATCCAACAGGGGTTTAAAACAGGTGAATTCACTTCAGAAGAATTGACCGCATCATTCTTGAAGAGAATTGATAAATTTGAGCCTACTTATAATGCCTTTACTTACTTAAACCCCGATGCTTTAAAGTTAGCTAAAGAACTCGATTTAGAGTATGAAACTTCTGGTCCGCGCTCTCCCTTACATGGCGTTCCTATCGTAATTAAGGATGCAGTTGATATTGCTGGAATACGAACGACTGGTGGCTATGCAGGATTTGTCAGTGAAGCTGGTGGCATAGATTTAATTCCCGAACTCGATGCCCCAATTGTTTCTAAGTTAGAAGCAGCAGGAGCGGTTATCCTCGGTAAAACTAATCTACCTGCTTTTTCCGCCGATGGTACTAGAGCCAATAGCAGCTATTTCGGTCCGACATACAATGCTTATGACTTAACTATTGCTCCTGGTGCTAGCAGTAGCGGTTCGGCAACTGCCGTTGCAGCCAGTTTTGCCCTGATGGGAATCGCTGAAGAGACAGGAGGCTCGATCCAAAATCCTGCTGGCGCACAATCTTTGGTGGGAATCAAACCGACTTTTGGCTTAGTTCCTAACGTGGGTGTTGTGCCTTTAGCGGGTTCGACTCGCGATGTTTTAGGACCACTGACGCAGACCGTTTATGATGCTGCCATTACCTTAGATATACTTGCAGGACCAGATCCTGCCGACCCCAAAACTAGCGTTGCCGAAGGAGAAATTCCGCCCGATGGTTACGTATCTGCTCTAGACGACACGGCTTTAGAAGGCAAGCGGCTCGGTTTATTTGGCTCTGGTTTTAAAGATATAGAGCTTACGCCAGAAACTGAAACCCTGTACGAGCAGGCGCTCGATGTTGTATTGGAAGAAGGAACGACGGTTGTTGAAGATCCTTTTGCTGGTAGTGGCTTTGCCGAGCTTGACCCTGAAGTTAATGGTTTAGAAACGTTACCTTATGATTTCAATCAATACATTAAACGCCTCGGCTCTACTACCGAGGTAGATTCTCTAACACAATTGCTCGACGAACTTGACGAGCGAGGTTTTGCATCGCCCTTTGCTGAGGGTGAACCCCTAGAATTTGTTGGTTCTAATCCTGATATTGAAGAAAATTTAGCCAACCCCGATGTTTTGCCAATCGAGGAGTTTTTAGAAGTTCGTGAGGACTATCTGGAAATTTTTAACGAGGTACTAGAAAGTAACGACTTAGATGGTCTGGTTTTTCCCCAAATGTACGCTCCAGTCCCAGATTTATTCAGCGACGAGAGCTATTCTGCTACCACCGTATCGGAAATTAATATTTTAGGAACACCTGGAGTTACCGTTCCTGCTGGTTACTATGAAGACGGTTCGCCTTTCAGCCTGATTTTTTTGGGCGAAGCTTTTTCAGAAGCAGACCTCTTAGGATATGCTTATGACTACGAACAGGCAACCATGCTGCGGGAAGCTCCAGAGTTAGAACAAGTTACCGTCAGCGATCGCGCTCCTACTCCTGGCACTTTAAACAACGATGTCATCGAAGGTGAAGTTGACTTTGATGGTAAGGGCAATCTAGTTGTTAGTGGTAAAGGTAGCGATATTGTTGATGCTTCTACGGTAGAAAGTTTTAACCGTCTTTATGGCGGCAGAGACAATGATGAACTGTTCGCGGGAACCAAAAGTCGTCTGTTTGGCGGTAAAGGAAACGATATTCTCGATGCTACTGCTGGTAGTGGCGGCAATCGTCTCTACGGTGAAGAGGGAGACGATGTTTTGCTGGCTGGAAGTAATGACCGATTAGTTGGTGGAAAAGGTGATGACCGCTTGTTTGTATTTGATGGTGGTAATAACCTCATTACTGGTGATGCTGGTGACGACCAATTCTGGATTGCTATTAGTGACGTTCCCAGTCAAACTAATAAGATTACCGACTTTACCTCTGGAGAAGATGTTCTGGGCATTGAAGGTTTCCCCAATCTCAGTTTTGAAGGGCTAAATTTATCTCAAGACGGAGACAACGCGATTGTTAGTCTAGATGAAGATACTCCCATAGCTGAGTTACTAGGAGTACAAGCTGATAGTCTAACTGCTTCCGATTTTACTTTTGCCTGA
- a CDS encoding type II toxin-antitoxin system VapC family toxin: MTKQDCLSVMVIDSSALIAIFCDEPERPDFNRQIAAASRRLISTASVLETSIVLENRYGEEAYRELDFFLLKAAIHIYPFDAEQLEIARRAYRQYGKGRRALERTDFRKAKGEPLQRLAGLNYGDCFSYALAKHTGEPLLFKGNDFSQTDIDCC; the protein is encoded by the coding sequence ATGACGAAACAGGACTGCCTTAGCGTAATGGTAATTGACTCCTCAGCGTTAATAGCGATTTTTTGTGACGAACCAGAACGCCCCGATTTCAATCGCCAAATAGCAGCAGCTTCGCGTCGTCTTATTTCCACCGCTTCGGTTCTCGAAACTAGCATTGTTTTGGAAAACCGCTATGGGGAAGAAGCGTACCGAGAACTAGACTTCTTTTTACTCAAAGCAGCTATACATATCTATCCCTTTGATGCAGAGCAGTTAGAGATTGCCCGCCGTGCTTATCGACAATATGGTAAAGGACGGCGTGCGCTGGAGCGCACCGACTTTCGCAAAGCGAAAGGCGAGCCTCTCCAGAGGCTGGCAGGACTTAATTACGGGGACTGTTTTTCTTATGCTTTAGCCAAACATACTGGAGAACCTTTATTGTTTAAAGGCAACGACTTCAGCCAAACTGATATCGATTGCTGCTAA
- a CDS encoding S-layer family protein, producing the protein MSTSINLSDLDGSNGFVINGIGDGDRSGTSVSNAGDVNGDGIDDIIIGAPDAGERTVVGNYNRYTTGGESYVVFGSSSIGSDDGIDLSSLDGSNGFVLEGNNGDRFGTSVSSAGDVNGDGIEDIIIGAPGTYDYSNDTGGEGKSYVVFGGTEIGSSGNLKLEILDGSNGFVINGVDPDDNSGRSVSNAGDVNGDGFDDLIIGAPNATGIATTYNSASNSYDYVDDEYLNNGESYVVFGGSNLGSDSKINLGSLNGSNGFVLQGIDGTNKFASRIEINYDLDRFGFSVSGAGDVNGDGFDDLIIGAPGIARYDGSGGGEGETYVVFGGSNLGSGGAFAVDAIDGNNGLVLDAANIYSDSSINYFGEIYFGFSVSNAGDVNGDSFDDLFIGAAFSAVSRGGTSLTESGKGYVIFGGNEFEDSGVLHPNALDGSNGFTLESSEEGNLLGRAVSNAGDVNGDGFDDLIIGAPDGGAFNMNGYFYPGSGSGTSYVVFGSDEVGSEGTIDVDVLNSNDGIILEGIEKGDRETFDNGDRSGYSVSSAGDVNDDGIDDLIIGAPFADLDGNNQTGETYVVFGFSTPTEDIVGTAGNDSLIGTFSNDTINGLVGNDTIIGNGSQDTFIINAGDGTDTITDFGGVGKGINPPQEIINEVDTIQFVGDRLTAKNLILTQKNKALEITFEGVENTTLVLSDFNFEQLDNLPSGLGNILFDGQQEIRDSFDVVNAAQKPSRVFRPNTVTFLNDLDNITSGLKNSDDVINAQGGNDILLGRSGDDVLRGGNGNDRLLDGDAGNDLLDGGEGNDGLFGGTGKDRFVLRKGQGIDTIFDFQDGIDSLVLADGLEFEHIKIGTNQDKTTISVSETKETLASLVGIRATEITLDDFTTMSS; encoded by the coding sequence ATGAGCACATCTATCAATCTTTCAGATCTAGATGGCAGCAACGGCTTTGTAATTAATGGTATAGGCGATGGCGATCGCTCTGGTACTTCAGTTAGCAATGCAGGAGATGTCAACGGCGACGGCATCGATGACATTATCATTGGTGCACCTGATGCTGGTGAACGAACAGTTGTAGGCAATTATAATCGATACACTACTGGCGGGGAAAGCTACGTTGTCTTTGGCAGTAGCAGTATCGGTAGTGACGATGGTATCGACTTAAGCTCTTTAGATGGTAGTAACGGTTTTGTTTTAGAAGGAAACAATGGCGATCGCTTTGGTACTTCAGTTAGCAGTGCAGGGGATGTCAATGGTGATGGTATCGAAGACATCATTATTGGCGCACCAGGAACCTATGACTACTCGAACGATACTGGTGGAGAAGGAAAAAGCTATGTAGTTTTTGGAGGGACAGAAATTGGCAGTAGCGGCAATCTAAAATTAGAAATTCTAGATGGTAGTAATGGCTTTGTAATTAATGGTGTCGACCCAGATGATAATTCTGGTCGTTCTGTTAGTAATGCAGGCGATGTCAACGGTGATGGCTTCGACGATTTAATTATTGGCGCACCTAACGCTACTGGCATAGCAACAACTTATAATTCTGCCAGTAATTCCTATGATTATGTTGACGACGAATATCTCAACAATGGAGAGAGCTATGTAGTGTTCGGCGGCAGTAATCTAGGCAGCGATAGTAAGATAAATCTAGGTTCACTCAATGGCAGCAATGGCTTTGTGCTTCAAGGAATTGATGGCACCAATAAATTTGCTAGTAGAATTGAAATTAATTACGATTTAGACCGCTTTGGATTTTCAGTTAGCGGTGCGGGGGATGTCAACGGCGATGGCTTTGACGATCTGATTATTGGCGCACCTGGTATTGCTAGATATGATGGTTCTGGTGGCGGTGAAGGAGAAACTTATGTGGTGTTCGGCGGCAGTAATCTAGGCAGCGGTGGAGCGTTCGCTGTAGATGCCATCGACGGCAATAATGGCTTGGTTCTAGATGCTGCCAATATATACTCTGATTCCTCCATAAACTATTTCGGTGAAATCTATTTTGGTTTTTCAGTTAGCAATGCGGGAGATGTCAACGGCGACAGTTTTGACGATCTATTTATCGGTGCGGCTTTTAGTGCAGTTTCACGTGGAGGAACCAGCCTCACAGAGTCGGGAAAGGGCTACGTCATATTTGGTGGAAATGAATTTGAAGATAGCGGCGTTTTACACCCTAATGCACTTGATGGCAGTAATGGTTTTACTCTAGAAAGTAGTGAAGAAGGCAATCTCTTAGGTAGGGCGGTAAGTAATGCTGGAGATGTTAACGGCGATGGTTTTGACGATCTAATTATTGGTGCTCCCGATGGTGGAGCATTCAACATGAATGGCTATTTTTATCCAGGTAGTGGTTCTGGTACGAGTTATGTCGTGTTTGGTAGTGATGAAGTTGGCAGCGAAGGGACGATCGATGTAGACGTTCTTAATAGTAATGACGGCATAATTTTAGAGGGCATTGAAAAAGGAGACAGAGAAACCTTTGATAATGGCGATCGCTCGGGGTATTCTGTAAGCAGTGCAGGTGATGTTAATGACGATGGTATAGATGACCTAATTATTGGTGCGCCTTTTGCCGATCTTGACGGCAATAACCAGACTGGAGAGACATATGTAGTCTTCGGCTTCTCAACACCGACTGAAGACATTGTCGGAACTGCTGGCAATGATTCTCTTATCGGCACGTTCAGTAACGATACGATTAATGGTTTGGTAGGCAATGACACCATCATAGGCAATGGTAGTCAGGATACTTTTATTATTAACGCAGGAGATGGTACTGACACCATTACTGATTTTGGCGGCGTAGGAAAAGGCATTAATCCACCTCAAGAGATTATCAATGAAGTAGATACAATACAGTTTGTCGGCGATAGGCTTACTGCCAAAAATTTAATTCTCACTCAAAAAAACAAGGCTCTCGAAATTACGTTTGAAGGAGTAGAAAATACGACACTTGTTCTGTCGGATTTTAATTTCGAACAGTTAGATAACCTACCTTCGGGTCTTGGTAACATTCTTTTTGACGGGCAACAGGAAATCAGAGATAGTTTCGATGTCGTCAATGCTGCTCAAAAACCTAGCAGAGTATTTCGTCCTAATACAGTTACTTTTCTCAATGACTTAGACAATATAACTAGTGGCTTGAAAAATTCTGATGATGTAATCAACGCTCAGGGAGGAAACGATATTCTGCTCGGTCGTTCTGGAGATGATGTGCTACGAGGTGGCAATGGTAACGATCGTTTGCTAGATGGTGATGCGGGTAATGACCTACTAGACGGTGGTGAAGGTAATGACGGTCTGTTTGGCGGCACTGGAAAAGACAGATTCGTGCTGAGAAAGGGACAAGGAATAGATACTATTTTTGATTTTCAAGATGGTATAGACTCATTAGTGCTAGCTGATGGTTTAGAATTCGAGCATATTAAAATTGGAACGAATCAGGACAAGACTACAATTAGCGTATCCGAGACTAAGGAAACGCTAGCATCTTTGGTAGGAATACGCGCTACTGAAATTACTCTTGATGATTTTACAACGATGAGCTCTTGA
- a CDS encoding type II toxin-antitoxin system VapB family antitoxin has product MPLSIKDNKTDALVRQLAELTGEXITEAVFVAVKERLERLKTXXSSYSLAEELDAIAQRCAALPVLDSRSPETIIGYDETGLP; this is encoded by the coding sequence ATGCCTCTTAGTATTAAAGACAACAAAACAGATGCTTTRGTTCGTCAGCTAGCCGAATTGACGGGTGAGWCTATTACTGAAGCTGTCTTTGTAGCAGTCAAAGAACGGTTAGAGCGTTTGAAAACTTYTCRTTCTTCCTATTCTCTGGCTGAAGAACTCGATGCTATTGCCCAGCGWTGTGCTGCTTTACCCGTATTGGATTCTCGTTCGCCCGAAACAATAATCGGCTATGACGAAACAGGACTGCCTTAG
- a CDS encoding DOPA 4,5-dioxygenase family protein: MEFQDTSSIEKYHAHVYFDESTVEPAKALCEEAGKRFGVKVGRMHHRPIGPHPCWSCQLAFDLNQHTDLLTWLALNRNGLTILIHPLSGNDLLDHTAYASWMGEPQALKLDVFK, translated from the coding sequence ATGGAATTTCAAGACACCAGTTCGATTGAAAAGTATCACGCCCATGTCTATTTTGATGAATCTACCGTCGAGCCAGCCAAAGCTTTATGTGAGGAAGCTGGTAAAAGATTTGGGGTAAAAGTCGGACGGATGCACCATAGACCTATTGGTCCTCATCCCTGCTGGAGTTGTCAGCTAGCCTTCGACCTTAACCAACATACCGATTTACTGACTTGGCTGGCATTAAATAGAAACGGTCTGACAATTTTAATTCATCCTCTATCTGGTAACGATCTTCTAGACCACACYGCTTATGCGTCTTGGATGGGAGAACCACAGGCTTTAAAGCTGGATGTGTTTAAATAG